The genomic window TGTACGTACATAATTAATCCATTCGTAAAGAGTCGCTTGCTACAATACCAGCGTTTGCCTCCTAATAAACCAACATGTCACTTCCACAAAGACAAGGTAGCGGACGACAAGAGAGATCTCTATATCCCCACCTCTCCTCACCCCCTTCAAGTACCCTCACGAATCTACCAATGGCTTAATGATAATTGATCTGTCAAACACTAGCAAAATGCTTATGTCAATGACCACGAGGTCGTTGCATTTTCAGTGTGAATATTTCTTATTATTGCAACTTAGCGTTAAAAGCAACCTCAGTCGGCTGTCGCGGTAATTAAAGGAAGAATGCACACAGAGCCAAATGCTTTACGGTTATGGACACATGCCGATCCTCGAATTATATTGTACCTAAGTTATTTTTGTCGTACATTTCACGACGTAAGGCCAGGAAAATCCTCAGAAAATAAAACGAAAATGTCTTTTGAATACAATTTGTATGCGTCTTGAAAACTGCTTTTGAGGAATAttcttgtttttaaaaatcTTAAGCTGTAACTAAAACTGCTGTGCACGAACTACACACATTCCTGCGTCACCGCGCCATCTGTTATACCATGGTCTCGATAAGTTTAAAATCAATAAGTAAATTACATTTGTTCTCTTTTAACAAGTATCCCACGCGGTAGAAAAGTTTCACTTACATTATTCCTGTGAAATACAATCCTAGAACCTCCCATTCAACGCTCATAGCGATACTCAATAAAAGTCGTAATGAGTTTTTAAATTGCTTCGACGTCCTCGCTGGTCATTGAACCTTTCTTCGCTGGCTTGGAGAACAAATCCATCATTCTAATAAGAATTTCTTGGGTTATACGATTTGGTTGAAGACAGAAAGTAAAGGATGAGGGATGAAAAATACAAATCTTTTCAGTGTGTCGCCAAAGCTGAATTGTTTAACATTACGCAGatacttgtaaaaaaaataatgacaaCAAAATGTCACGGTCTTCTTTAAGTAACAAGTTTCTCGTTCGACTTCATTTCTTCGCTATTCTCTTCGCTCTGATTGCGACTTTTTGCTTTCATGTTTTCGTTTGTGGTcgcttattacacccccggtataggggtgtgtataggtttcgctcgatgtgtttgtttgtttgtttgtttgtgttcgcatatagatctcaagaatgaacggaccgatcgtcaccaaacttggtgaacaggttctatattcctgagacggtccttacaaaatttgggaccagtcaaacacacggttagggagttattggtggattaaaattatacaaggacttatagagggacatcttcatggtcaaagggaaataaccattctcactcagtcactgccaccaactgagaaggttatttccctttgacgggggtgtttttcctacctcgtaggaatttcttgttcatgttttGCCTTCCCTTTTGCTTCCATTCtcttgtttctttctgttttgtttcctCTTTGTTTATTGATCTAGTTTCCCCTtcattgttctttttttgtacCCGTCCTTTGGTTCCGGTTTTCTTTTGAACTGTGCAAGTTTCCATTTCATGATTTTTAAAGCTCCTTTCCTCTTCCTGTccactctttctctgtcccttatttctctctctatctctttctctgtttctttatcagtctctctatctctctgtctctgtctctatgtctttctctccctccctccttcctctctcgctttctgtgtctctttgtctctttctttctatctctttttttaaatttatatatatatctctactctctccctctctcttcctctcccgctctccctccctctctccctccttgtCTGCCCCACCCTACCCCTTTCCTTTTCCGTCTCCTCCGAGTCattgacattttattgattttcGCTGCGTGTACTTTTAGCGATGAATCCAACCACTAAACCAGGCTCATCAGGGAAATGAGATTTTGACGGCACGGCAACTCAAAACTCTTCTCTTCCGTCCTTTCTCGCTCCTTAGTTTTACTGGTCGGTTTGGCTGTCTGCGAAAGCCATGaaagtcctttttacatttagtcaagttttgactaaatgttttaacatagagggggaatcgagacgagggtcgtggtgtatgtgtgtgtgtgtgtgtgtgtgtgtgtgtgtgtgtgtgtgtgtgtcagtctgtgtgtgtcagtctgtgtgtgtgtgtgtttgtgtgtgtgtctgtctgtctgtgcgtgtgtgtgtgtagagcgattcagactaaactactggaccgatctttatgaaattgtacatgagagttcctggtatgatatcctcagacgtttttttctttttttcgataaatgtcttttatgacgtcatatccggctttttgtaaaagttgaggcggcactgtcacaccttcatttttcaatcaaattgattgacattttggccaagcaatcttcgacgaaggccagactttggtattgcatttcagcatggaggcttacaaattaatgaatgacgttggtcattaaaaatctgaaagttgtaattaaaattattttttttataaaacgatccaaaattacttttattttattctttatcatgttctgattccaaaaacatgtaaatatgttatattcggattaaagctctgaaaattaaaaacataaaaattatgattaaaagtaaatttccgaaatcgttttaaaaacactttcatcttattccttgtcggttcctgattccaaaaacatctaTATGATACACAAGAAAAGAAGTCGGTGATGAGTTGATTctttactgaaaacaaaaaacaaacatgacgTTTCGGATCATAGATCCTTCGACAgatcaaaaaaaaaagaacaaagatGAGACCTAACTACGCATGCCTTTTTGTGGGTCATCTGGAAGAACAGATTTTCCTAACCTACAAAGGTCCCCTGCCAACACTCTTCAAACGCTTCATAGACGACTGCTTGGGCATCGCCGTCTGTTGCAAAGAAGACCTCCTGGAGTTCATCAAATTTGTTGGAGATTTCAACCCTGCAATCAAATTCACGCATGAAATCTCTGAGTCAATGCTGCCTTTCCTCGACATACAGATCTCCATCACTGACTCAAGGAGCCTTGAGACGACCGTTCACTACAAGGCAACTGATTCCCACTCCTACCTTACGTTCACATCAAGCCACCCCAGAGCTACTAGAGAGAGTATACCATACTCGCAATTCTTGAGACTACGCAGACTGTGCAGTACAGAAGAAGAGTTTGACCAACAAGCACAAAGGATGGTGTCTTTCATGAAAAATCGTGGATACCCAGATAACATTGTCACTGAAGCCATGTCTAGAGCTAAACACGTTCCTCGACGCAAAGCCCTAGAAACCACAGCAAAAGACCAGTCCCAGGACAGAACCATCTTGACACTGGTGTACCATCCACACAACATTATTGTCAAAAACATTCTGTTGGATAACTTTGCAATCCTGCAGAGAGACTCCAAACTGAAAGATGTCTTTGCTAAACCCCCACTGGTAGCGTATCTGAAAGACACCAGTCTCCGTGACCAGTTGGTTCATTCCAGCTTCCAACCTTCCAGTGGACAAACACCTGGAAACAGATGCTGTTTGAAGCCCAAATGCAAAGCTTGTCCCTTcctcaacaccaccaccaccacattcAACGGACCAAGTGGTAACTCATTCACGATCAGATCAAGCTTTACCTGTCAGTCCACCAACGTTGTATACATCATCACATGCAGTCAGTGCAACAAAATGTACGTTGGTGAAACCTACCGTACACTGGCTGAAAGACTGGAGGAACATGTGAGAGCGGTTAGGTGCCAAACGGACACCCCAGTGGGAAACCATTTCAACAGTAACTTTCATCATCTGCAGCACATGTCCATCGCTGCTGTGTGGCAGAACCACACCGATGTTGTGCATCGCAAATTTCTGGAGACAAACTTGATCATGAGGCTAGGAACAACAAAGCCTCTTGGTCTCAACATCAGAGAGTAGTGACAACCCTCGTCAAAGACAtcccaggagagagagagagagagagagagagagagagagagagagagagagagagagagagagagagagagagaaagagagagagcaagcgagCGTGACGTATTACGTAAGACTTGTGTGTTTATGACGTCTATAGCAGGAGAGAGTAATGACGTTTTGCGCGCTACGTATGACGTAagacttgtgtgtgtatgacgttTTTTGCGAGAGAGATTAATGACGTTTTTTTGACGTGTTTTTTGCTGTGACGTATTTtcattcacttttttttttatctgtcgAAGGATCTATGATCCGAAAcgtcatgtttgttttttgttttcagtaaagAATCAACTCATCACCgacttcttttcttatttttccacATTGATTCTTCAGTCACCATTACATTCTtccatagatatgatatgtttagattaaaaacacgcgcAGAAAgtcaaaacgaagagaggtacagtaaagcgtgctatgcagcgcagcgcaaccgctaccgcgttaaacaggctcgtcactgtcactgccttttgcactagcggcggcactacggtcattgtgaaaaaatgcagtgtgttcactttcattctgtgagttccacagcttgacgaaattaagtaatttcgccttacgcgacttgttacatttagtcaagttttgactaaatgttttaacatagagggggaatcgagacgatggtcgtggtgtatgtgtgtgtgtgtgtgtgtgtgtgtgtgtgtgtgtgtgtgtgtgtgtgtgtgtgtgtgtgtgtgtgtgtgtgtgtgtgtgtgtgtgtgactgtgcgtgtatgtgtacagcgattcagactaaactactggaccgatctttatgaaattttgacgtgagagttcctgggaatgatcttcggacgttttttttccttttttcgataaatacatttgatgacgtcatatccggcttttcgtaaaagttgaggcagcattgtcacaccctaatttttcaatcaaattgattgaaattttggcaaagcaatcttcgccaaaggccagactttggtattgcatttcagcttggtggcttaaaaactaatgaatgagtttggtcattaaaaatcggaaacttgtaattaaaattatagttttattaaacgatccaaaaacaatttcatcttattcttcgtcattttctgattccaaaaacatatacatatgttatatttggattataaacaagctctgaaaagtaaaaatatgaaaattatgattaaaattaattttccgaaatttcatcttattccttgtcggtccctgattccaaaaacatatagatatgatatgtttggattaaaaacaaactcagtaagctaaaaagaatagacatacagaaaagcgtgttatcctgctcagcgcgaccactaccgcactattctgcatggcttgtcgatttcactgcctttgccacgagcggtggactgacgaaactacgagtatgtggtcttggtgaaaaaagcagtgcgttcagtttcattctgtgagtt from Littorina saxatilis isolate snail1 linkage group LG4, US_GU_Lsax_2.0, whole genome shotgun sequence includes these protein-coding regions:
- the LOC138965531 gene encoding uncharacterized protein, which codes for MRPNYACLFVGHLEEQIFLTYKGPLPTLFKRFIDDCLGIAVCCKEDLLEFIKFVGDFNPAIKFTHEISESMLPFLDIQISITDSRSLETTVHYKATDSHSYLTFTSSHPRATRESIPYSQFLRLRRLCSTEEEFDQQAQRMVSFMKNRGYPDNIVTEAMSRAKHVPRRKALETTAKDQSQDRTILTLVYHPHNIIVKNILLDNFAILQRDSKLKDVFAKPPLVAYLKDTSLRDQLVHSSFQPSSGQTPGNRCCLKPKCKACPFLNTTTTTFNGPSGNSFTIRSSFTCQSTNVVYIITCSQCNKMYVGETYRTLAERLEEHVRAVRCQTDTPVGNHFNSNFHHLQHMSIAAVWQNHTDVVHRKFLETNLIMRLGTTKPLGLNIRE